A single region of the Mycobacterium lentiflavum genome encodes:
- a CDS encoding PPE family protein, whose amino-acid sequence MLNFGALPPEVNSAKMYAGPGAGSMLAAAAAWNATAAELRSAADSYDAVISSLVSEGWLGPASAKMAASVQPYVAWLQTTAAAAERAGAQANAAAAAYEAAFAATVPPQVVAANRILQSNLLASNIFGQNTSAIAATEAQYGEMWAQDASAMIGYTSASRAASEMMPLRPPQSDTAAIGAALQADAVDNAVAAPAATSIWDWLGLSPNSNTSTEGLAGIMNLFSNSNQNLIGAFLNNASVSGLSNAFTTNGILNPTSFIDSAVTINGLGAVGATTSGLQDLAAGLASAPVSATTSLPGAAASATLGEASLVGALSTPPGWTGAGVAVSTVATTTRIGAGAYHGFGAATPMVMEDVGAVGMPGLPLAGSHEDEFADPIYGFRPRVIGRPPAAG is encoded by the coding sequence ATGCTGAATTTCGGGGCGTTACCGCCGGAAGTCAACTCGGCGAAGATGTACGCTGGCCCCGGGGCCGGATCAATGCTGGCGGCCGCGGCCGCATGGAATGCGACGGCTGCCGAATTACGTTCCGCAGCAGATAGTTACGATGCCGTCATCAGCTCGCTGGTTAGTGAGGGATGGCTGGGCCCGGCTTCGGCGAAGATGGCTGCGTCGGTCCAACCCTACGTCGCGTGGCTGCAGACCACCGCGGCGGCGGCCGAGCGAGCCGGCGCGCAGGCCAACGCGGCGGCCGCCGCATATGAGGCAGCCTTTGCCGCGACGGTGCCCCCGCAGGTCGTCGCGGCCAACCGCATATTGCAATCAAACCTGTTGGCAAGCAACATCTTCGGCCAAAACACGTCGGCGATCGCGGCCACCGAAGCCCAGTACGGCGAGATGTGGGCACAGGATGCCTCGGCAATGATCGGCTACACCAGCGCGTCGCGCGCGGCCAGCGAGATGATGCCGTTGCGCCCACCGCAGTCGGACACCGCCGCGATCGGGGCGGCCCTGCAGGCCGACGCGGTCGACAATGCCGTGGCGGCACCGGCTGCGACCAGTATCTGGGATTGGCTTGGTCTTTCGCCCAACTCGAATACGTCCACCGAGGGCCTTGCCGGCATCATGAACCTTTTCAGCAACTCCAACCAGAACCTGATCGGGGCATTCCTGAACAACGCCTCCGTCTCGGGCCTGTCAAACGCCTTCACCACCAACGGAATTCTGAACCCGACGTCATTCATCGATTCGGCGGTGACGATCAACGGCCTGGGCGCCGTAGGCGCAACCACGTCGGGGCTGCAGGATCTGGCCGCCGGCCTTGCCAGTGCACCTGTGTCGGCGACGACGAGCCTGCCCGGCGCGGCAGCCTCGGCGACCCTCGGGGAGGCCAGCCTGGTGGGGGCCCTATCGACCCCGCCCGGTTGGACCGGCGCCGGGGTAGCGGTCAGCACGGTCGCCACGACCACTCGGATCGGGGCCGGGGCCTACCACGGCTTTGGCGCCGCCACCCCGATGGTGATGGAAGACGTTGGGGCAGTGGGCATGCCGGGGCTGCCGCTTGCCGGTTCGCATGAAGACGAATTCGCCGATCCGATCTACGGGTTCCGCCCCCGCGTCATCGGGCGTCCACCGGCCGCGGGTTAG
- a CDS encoding COG4705 family protein, with the protein MSDMTKHALSKVPAVTLGFWVIKVLATTLGETGGDTVTMTLDWGYLAGVALFGGTLIALVVAQILAKRFHAVLYWLTIVASTTFGTVLADFADRSLGIGYAGGSLLLLFLLLATLGLWHWSQGTVSVNTVSTPKVEAFYWATITFSQTLGTALGDWLADDGGLGYEGGALVFGVALLVVAGLYFWTSISRVTLFWLAFILTRPLGATVGDFLDKPVDHGGLNLSRPLASAVLAGVIIVLLIVLPQRPGRHPGSDSGSRQDAEPAESDATAD; encoded by the coding sequence ATGAGTGACATGACGAAGCATGCGTTAAGCAAGGTACCGGCGGTCACCCTTGGTTTTTGGGTCATCAAGGTGCTGGCCACGACGCTGGGCGAGACGGGCGGCGACACCGTCACGATGACGCTGGATTGGGGATATCTGGCCGGCGTGGCCCTGTTCGGCGGCACGCTGATCGCACTGGTCGTCGCACAGATTTTGGCCAAGCGGTTCCACGCGGTTCTGTACTGGCTCACGATCGTGGCCTCGACGACATTCGGCACCGTGTTGGCCGACTTCGCCGACCGCTCGCTCGGGATCGGGTACGCGGGCGGCTCGCTCCTGCTGTTGTTCCTCCTGTTGGCCACCCTCGGACTCTGGCATTGGTCGCAGGGGACGGTGTCGGTGAATACCGTGTCGACGCCGAAAGTCGAAGCCTTCTACTGGGCCACCATCACCTTTTCGCAGACCCTGGGCACCGCGCTCGGCGATTGGCTCGCCGACGACGGGGGGCTCGGGTACGAGGGCGGTGCGCTGGTGTTCGGCGTCGCGTTGCTGGTGGTCGCGGGCCTCTATTTCTGGACGAGCATTTCGCGCGTCACCCTGTTCTGGCTGGCTTTCATCCTGACCCGACCCCTTGGTGCGACCGTCGGCGATTTCCTCGACAAGCCCGTCGATCACGGCGGCCTGAACCTGAGCCGCCCGCTCGCCTCGGCGGTACTCGCGGGCGTCATCATCGTTTTGCTGATCGTGTTGCCGCAACGGCCGGGCCGACATCCCGGCTCCGACTCTGGCTCACGGCAAGACGCCGAGCCGGCGGAATCAGATGCGACGGCGGATTAG
- a CDS encoding response regulator transcription factor encodes MKVLIVEDEPRLAATLTMGLRAEGCVVTTADNGNDGLWEATEHRFDVIILDIMLPGISGYEVVRRMRAAQVWTPVLMLTAKDGDYEQADAFDLGADDYLTKPFSFIVLVARLRALVRRGAPERPVVLTAGTLSLDPARRIVRRNDDTIALTPREYGLLHYLMRNKGTVVSKTDILHNVWDPHFSGDDNLVEVYVFYVRRKIDLPFGTNTIATVRGVGYRLEAGEDADVAVPSGS; translated from the coding sequence GTGAAGGTGCTGATCGTCGAGGACGAGCCGCGGCTGGCCGCGACGCTGACGATGGGCTTGCGCGCCGAGGGATGCGTGGTGACCACTGCCGACAACGGTAACGACGGGTTGTGGGAGGCCACCGAGCACCGTTTCGACGTGATCATCTTGGACATCATGTTGCCCGGGATCAGCGGCTACGAGGTCGTTCGCCGCATGCGCGCGGCCCAGGTGTGGACGCCGGTGTTGATGCTCACCGCCAAGGACGGCGACTACGAGCAGGCCGACGCGTTCGATCTGGGCGCGGACGACTATCTGACCAAACCCTTTTCGTTCATCGTGCTGGTCGCGCGGCTGCGGGCGTTGGTTCGGCGCGGTGCCCCCGAGCGGCCGGTCGTGTTGACCGCGGGCACCTTGTCGCTGGATCCGGCGCGGCGCATCGTGCGTCGCAACGACGACACGATCGCGCTGACACCGCGCGAGTACGGACTGCTGCACTACCTGATGCGCAACAAGGGCACGGTGGTGAGCAAGACCGACATCCTGCACAACGTCTGGGATCCGCACTTCTCCGGTGATGACAACCTCGTCGAGGTCTACGTCTTCTATGTGCGGCGAAAGATCGATCTCCCGTTCGGCACCAACACAATTGCGACGGTGCGCGGGGTCGGCTATCGGCTGGAGGCCGGCGAGGACGCCGACGTCGCGGTGCCCAGCGGCAGCTGA
- a CDS encoding DUF732 domain-containing protein, whose amino-acid sequence MKALPLLASVIAMVGLSAPAHADPADDAFLAALSNAGITYQSPDRAIKAGQKVCDLANSGTSQLDIVRDIKDLNPAFTMAKAARFAHAAASAYCPELLDAGGGGN is encoded by the coding sequence ATGAAAGCCCTCCCGCTGCTGGCCAGCGTCATCGCGATGGTCGGCCTGTCCGCACCCGCTCACGCCGATCCCGCTGACGATGCGTTTCTCGCCGCGCTGAGCAACGCAGGGATCACCTATCAGAGCCCGGACCGCGCGATCAAGGCGGGTCAAAAGGTGTGCGACTTGGCTAACTCGGGGACTTCGCAGCTTGACATTGTCCGGGACATCAAGGATCTCAACCCGGCCTTCACCATGGCCAAAGCGGCTCGGTTCGCCCACGCTGCAGCGAGTGCTTACTGCCCCGAACTCCTCGATGCCGGTGGCGGCGGGAACTAA